In Candidatus Hydrogenedentota bacterium, the sequence ACTCTGCGACCGGCTTGTTCGTGCAGGGCTTCCAGGCCGACGGCGCGGGTATCATCGATCCGAACGGAGCAGTCACGAACCTGACCATTCCGGTCGGCGGCACCTCCATCGTCCGCGCAACCACCATCGGCACGCTTATCGGCAACCTCGACGCCGATGCGGCCGTAGGCGACACCGTCACGCGCACAATCCAGGTGTTCGACTCGCTGGGGACCGCGCGCGACATTACCATTACGTTCGAGAAGACCGCGACCGTAAACGAGTGGGAATGGTCCCTGTCCTCGACGGACACCGATATCGCCACGCTCTCGCCCGACGCGGGCACGCCCGGCACGATTACGTTCGACGCGTCCGGCAACGTGACTGCCGGCGGTGTTGGCGCGGTCACCGTGACCTTCGCGGCGGGCTTGCCGGCAACCCCGGTCGACCCGTTCCTGTTCGATCTCGACTTCACCGCGATGTCACAACTGTCCGACACGAGCGATATTACGCTCCAGAATCAGGACGGCTACCCGCGAGGCACGCTCGAAGCCTTCAACATTGGCGGCGACGGCATCATTAACGGCGTGTTCTCGAACGGTCTGACCCAGGTCATCGGCCAAGTGGCGCTGGCGAGCTTCGCGAACAATGGCGGCCTGACACGCTTCGGGGACAACCTGTTTCGCGACAGCCCGGGCTCCGGCCCCGCGCAAATCGGCATCCCGAATACCGGTGGCCGCGGCACGGTCTCCGGCGGTGTGCTGGAAGGCTCGAACGTGGACCTCGGGACGGAGTTCTCGAATCTCATCGTCACACAGCGCGGCTTCCAAGCCAACGCGCGGACAATTACAACGGCCGACACGTTGCTTCAGGAAACCGTCAATTTGGTCCGGTAACCCCCAGTAGAATAGTCTAACCGAACGTACCGGCCGAGGGGCGTGGGGCCTCTCGGCCGGTTTTTTGCGTCTGGACTATACAATGACTTGTTGCAACGCAGCGGCAATGCTACAATATGTCGCATTAGTCCGCAGTTCGGGAATGAAACTCACGAAAAGGTTGTCGCGCGATGGATATCGCAACCGTCGTTGGACTGCTCGCCGCCATCGGAATTCTCGGCTCGGCTATTCTTTCCGGCGGCGATGCGAGCCTGTACATCAACTTCCCGTCGGTTCTAATCGTCTTCGGCGGAACGCTGGCAGCGACACTGATTAACTATCCACTGCGCGACGTGATCAGCGTATTTGGCTCGCTCCGTAACGCCTTTTTTCACAATGCGCCGTCGCCGGACGATCTGATTACCCGGCTTGTGCAGTATTCGATCATCGCGCGGAAGGAGGGCATCCTGGCGCTCGAGGCGCACGCCAAGCGCGCGAATGACGAGTTCCTGGAGAAAAGTGTTCAATTGGCGATTGACGGGACTTCGCCCGATCTCATCAAGGACATTCTTACGACCGATCTGGCGTTCATGGAGAACCGCCACGCGCTTGGCCAATCCGTATTGACAGCAATGGGCACTTACGCACCTGCCTTCGGTATGATCGGCACGCTAGTCGGCATGGTGAACATGCTCGTGTCATTAAACGATCCCGCGAAGATCGGCCACGGCATGGCCGTCGCCTTGCTGACCACGCTGTACGGGGCGTTACTCGCGAATTGTTTCTTTCTCCCGTGTGCCGGAAAGTTGCGGGTACGCACGGGGCACGAAATGCTGACCCGCGAATTGGTCATCGAAGGAATCATGTCGATCCAGGCGGGCGATAACCCGCGTATCGTCGAACAAAAACTCAAAGCGTTCATACCTCCCGCGCTGCGCGAGGGCTACAAGGCCGCATAGACGATGCGCCGAGCGATGGCAAGGTCTGAAGGCGACAAGCCCAGCGCACCCGCATGGGTCGTCACCTTCGCGGATATGATGGGGCTGATCCTCTGCTTTTTCATTTTGATCGTCTCGTTTTCATCCATCGAGAAGAACAAGATCACGGAAGCCGTGAAGTCCGTGCAGGGCGCGCTGGGCGTGGCGCCGGAGAACCGGGCCGGACAACGCATGTCGCCCAATGTGTTCGAGACGCCGCCACGCGTGCCGCGAAGTATCGAACGCGTTGCGCGCGAGTTTCGCACGCGATTGCAGGTGCTCGGCGTCGAAGATGGAGTAAGCATCAAGTACAGCGGCGACGGCGGGCTCGAGATCAACCTGCCGAACCAGGTGCTCTTCGATTTTGGCCGGGCGGAATTGAAGCCTGAAGCGTACGAGATTTTGAACCAGCTTGCGTCGTCGCTCAGCACAATTCCCGGGATTTTTGTCGAAATTCGCGGGCACACGGACAATGTGCCCGTGGGCGCCAACAGCCCATTCGCGGACAACTACGATCTGAGCTATCAGCGCGCAAAAAACGTCATGCTGCAAATGACGGCTGCAGGCGGCCTGCAACAGGGCGCGTGCGAAGTCATCGCGTGCGGACCGTCGCAGCCCATCTCGAGCAATGACACCGAAGAGGGTCGCGCCACGAACCGGCGCGTCCAGTTGCAGGTGCGCGGCGATTTCTCGGACGAGTCGACCGCCCAGATGCAGAGTGTAATCGAATCCACGCAGGCGCCGACAACGCCGCCGGGACCGCAACCGGTAAACTAGGAGGGCCTACCTCATGGGCGAACCCAAAGAAAAACACGCGGAAGCGGCCCCGGCGCCGGCAGCCGGCGGCGGCGGCAAGATGATCATGATCGCCGTCGGGTCGTCGCTGATTTCGGTGATCGGCGCACTGGCCGTGTTCTACTTCGCGTTCATGCCCAAGTTGGCCCCGCCGGCCAGCGGGGAAGAGGGCGAGGAGGAGGAGGTCGCCGCCGAAGAAGAGGCGGGCGGGGGCGGCGGTGGCGCCCACGGCGGAGGTGGCGGGGAGGCGGCGCCTAAACTAACCGTCGAATTCGACGAAACGACCGTGACCTGCGTCATGCAATCGCCCGACATTCCGGCGTCGATCCTCATGTTTCAGATTGCGCTCGACTGCGCGAACTCCAGCGCGGCAAGCTTGATCGAGGCGAACAAGGCGCGGTTCGCGGCCAAAATCCGGGAGTTGCACAGCTACAAGAAACGCGCGGAATTGGACAATCCCCAGCTTGAACAAGATATATTGAAGGCGGTCGTCCAGGAATCGAACGCGCTCCTGCAGGAGATCACCGGAAAGCCCTCGGAGAAGACGCGGGTAAAGGACGCATACCACATTAAATTCTTCATACAGGACCTGTAATTCATGGCGGAGCCGCGCATCGCGGAAGATCACAACTTCGAGGAAATCCTGCCGGTTGCGGCGCCGCCGGGCGCGCACCATAAGCTCGATGACCTCAAACGCGTGAAGCTCACCGTGTCCGCGGACCTCGGCGCCTGCAACATGCTTGTTCGGGACGTGCTCGAGCTGCAACGGGGTAGTGTTGTGCAACTGAGCAAGCTCGCGGGTGAGATGACGGACATCTATGTCAACGGCCTGCCCCTCGCGCGCGGCGAGGTCGTCGTCATCGGCGACACGCTGCACGTGCGCATCGGCGAAATTGCGGGACAGGAAAAGCAGGGCGATACCGAAGATGTGTCGATGTAGCGCCATCGTCGCGATTGCACTGGCAATTGCGTTTTCGACTTCCGCCGCGGAGCAAAAAGCCGCACCGGAATTCGAGGCCGTGGCGCCGCCCCAGGTGATTCTACAGCCGCCCAACCTTGACAAAAGTACGCCCGCCGACGAGGAGCCCGTCTCCCCCACGCCTCCCGCCAGTGATTCGGCTGCGGATTCCGCCGTGTCCGCGGAGGACTGGGCGAAGATTCAAGCGGAAATCGATAAGGGGAGCGACACCACGGATCAAGCGGCGGAACAACCCGCCACGGCGGCCGCACCGGTGCAGGCGCCCGGAACCGGCGCGTCGCTGCTTCGCGGCACTCTGGCGCTGTGCGTGGTGCTCGCGCTGATTCTCGTGTGCTATTACGTCGCCAATCGATACGGGAAAAAGAGCCCGCTCTTCGCCGGAACGACGCTCGGGAAAATCCTCGGGCGCGTGCACTTGTCGCCGAAGGCCGAGTTGTATTTTGTGAAGGTAAAGGACCGCGTGCTGGTCATCGGCGTTACGCAAAACGAGATTTCACGCGTCGCGGAGTTCGACGCAGCGCTGTTCGATGACGCGCAGACCGCCGCCGCGCCAGTCCAACAACACCCCGCACCGCGGCAAGTGACGTTCGCGAACGAACTGCGCGCGCAGAGTTTGCCTGAAGCGACGCCCAGCGCCGTCTCCGAGGAACTTGCGGCACTTCGCGCGGAACTCGACAAAGCGCGGCAGTATTTCCGGGAGACCTCGGGTGAACCCGGCGCTCTCTAATAAGGGTCGCCCGCGTTTTTTCGACACAACCCGTGCTCATGCTCGTGCTCATGCTCATGCTCATGCTCGTGCTCGTGCTCGTAATCGTAATCGTAATTCGAAACCTCGCCCCATCCATCGAGCTTCCCGGCTCGGACGAGGTCTGATCCCTCTTTTGCTCATACTCGCCGTCTTCACCGTGCCGACACTCGCACAGGCGCCCGCGCCCGACAATTCGCTTGGCCTGAATATCTTCCAAACCGCGCGTGACGCCGTTCAGCCGGAGCAGCTCTCGACGACGATGACCGTCTTCCTGCTGCTCACCGTGCTCTCGCTCGCTCCGGCAATCCTGGTGATGACGACATCGTTTACGCGCATCATCATCGTGTTCGGGTTTCTGCGGCAGGCGATGGCGACGCAACAGACGCCGCCAAACCAGGTGCTCATCGGCCTCGCATTGTTTCTAACCGCCGCGATCATGGCGCCAACGTATCAACGCGTGTACGACGACGCGCTGCGTCCGTACATGGACAACCAAATCGGCCCGGAAGACGCGTTGGACCGCGGCATGAAACCGGTGCGCGAGTTTATGCTGCGGCAAGTTGCCAAGCACCCGAAAGACCTCGCGCTCTTCATGAACATCAACAAACTGCCCCGGCCGCAGACGCCGGACGACGTGCCAACGCACGTGCTCATCTGCGCGTTCACGCTGAACGAGCTGCGCGTCGCATTCATGATCGGCTTCATCATCTACATTCCCTTCCTCATCATCGACATGGTCGTCGCCAGTACGCTCATGGCGATGGGGATGATGATGCTCCCCCCCGTGTTCATTTCCCTCCCGTTCAAAATCATCCTCTTCGTCCTCGCAGACGGATGGTACCTGATCGTTAGCGAACTCGTGCGAAGTTTCGGGTGAATATCGTTGCGCCGGGCGGAGCGGGGCTCCGCCCGAGCCGCTTAACGATCAGAAACGGCACGGCATGGACGGAGCATCGCCCCACCCATTCCGCCTGCAATGGTAGTTTCGGTGTGTACCCGCGTTCGCGTATGATGGGTGCTTTCCAATTCTTTCGGACAGGAGAAACCAGCCATGAATCGGGGACTCGTATTCGCGCTCTGCGCCGCACTCGTGTTCACCGCGCCCACCGCATTCGCCAAGGAACCCAAGATCAAAGAATGGTCGAAGATGGAAAAGGACGACAAGGGAGAGCTCAAACGCGTTTGGTACATGACGATCGACGGCATCATGGTCCACGAAGACGACCCGAACATCGTCCCGCCGCCGCCCGTCGTGACGCCCGGTCCCGCCGGCGATCCCGTGCCCTCGCCGTCGGACGCAATCGTCCTCTTCGACGGCAAGGACCTCTCGAAGTGGACGTCCACGAAGGAAGGCGAGGACACCAAGTGGATTCTGGTCGATGGCGCAATGTCGCCGACGAAAGATTCGGGCTACATTCGAACGAAACAGGAATTCGGATCGTGCCAGTTGC encodes:
- a CDS encoding FliO/MopB family protein, which translates into the protein MCRCSAIVAIALAIAFSTSAAEQKAAPEFEAVAPPQVILQPPNLDKSTPADEEPVSPTPPASDSAADSAVSAEDWAKIQAEIDKGSDTTDQAAEQPATAAAPVQAPGTGASLLRGTLALCVVLALILVCYYVANRYGKKSPLFAGTTLGKILGRVHLSPKAELYFVKVKDRVLVIGVTQNEISRVAEFDAALFDDAQTAAAPVQQHPAPRQVTFANELRAQSLPEATPSAVSEELAALRAELDKARQYFRETSGEPGAL
- the fliP gene encoding flagellar type III secretion system pore protein FliP (The bacterial flagellar biogenesis protein FliP forms a type III secretion system (T3SS)-type pore required for flagellar assembly.), with translation MIPLLLILAVFTVPTLAQAPAPDNSLGLNIFQTARDAVQPEQLSTTMTVFLLLTVLSLAPAILVMTTSFTRIIIVFGFLRQAMATQQTPPNQVLIGLALFLTAAIMAPTYQRVYDDALRPYMDNQIGPEDALDRGMKPVREFMLRQVAKHPKDLALFMNINKLPRPQTPDDVPTHVLICAFTLNELRVAFMIGFIIYIPFLIIDMVVASTLMAMGMMMLPPVFISLPFKIILFVLADGWYLIVSELVRSFG
- a CDS encoding MotA/TolQ/ExbB proton channel family protein, producing the protein MDIATVVGLLAAIGILGSAILSGGDASLYINFPSVLIVFGGTLAATLINYPLRDVISVFGSLRNAFFHNAPSPDDLITRLVQYSIIARKEGILALEAHAKRANDEFLEKSVQLAIDGTSPDLIKDILTTDLAFMENRHALGQSVLTAMGTYAPAFGMIGTLVGMVNMLVSLNDPAKIGHGMAVALLTTLYGALLANCFFLPCAGKLRVRTGHEMLTRELVIEGIMSIQAGDNPRIVEQKLKAFIPPALREGYKAA
- a CDS encoding flagellar hook protein FlgE, with the translated sequence MGSAIYAGVTGLQVHQRRLDVIASNIANVNTTGYRGSRVLFQDLFSQTLQGPRAPVGAFGGNNPMQIGLGVRLGSIDTNFQQGTLQTTGVASDLAIQGGGFFVLSDGSGNYYTRDGSFDINANGQLIDSATGLFVQGFQADGAGIIDPNGAVTNLTIPVGGTSIVRATTIGTLIGNLDADAAVGDTVTRTIQVFDSLGTARDITITFEKTATVNEWEWSLSSTDTDIATLSPDAGTPGTITFDASGNVTAGGVGAVTVTFAAGLPATPVDPFLFDLDFTAMSQLSDTSDITLQNQDGYPRGTLEAFNIGGDGIINGVFSNGLTQVIGQVALASFANNGGLTRFGDNLFRDSPGSGPAQIGIPNTGGRGTVSGGVLEGSNVDLGTEFSNLIVTQRGFQANARTITTADTLLQETVNLVR
- a CDS encoding flagellar motor protein MotB produces the protein MARSEGDKPSAPAWVVTFADMMGLILCFFILIVSFSSIEKNKITEAVKSVQGALGVAPENRAGQRMSPNVFETPPRVPRSIERVAREFRTRLQVLGVEDGVSIKYSGDGGLEINLPNQVLFDFGRAELKPEAYEILNQLASSLSTIPGIFVEIRGHTDNVPVGANSPFADNYDLSYQRAKNVMLQMTAAGGLQQGACEVIACGPSQPISSNDTEEGRATNRRVQLQVRGDFSDESTAQMQSVIESTQAPTTPPGPQPVN
- a CDS encoding FliM/FliN family flagellar motor switch protein, whose translation is MAEPRIAEDHNFEEILPVAAPPGAHHKLDDLKRVKLTVSADLGACNMLVRDVLELQRGSVVQLSKLAGEMTDIYVNGLPLARGEVVVIGDTLHVRIGEIAGQEKQGDTEDVSM